Sequence from the Corallococcus sp. EGB genome:
AGCCCCTGATGGCCCAGGCATACGCCCAGGATGGGGACGTCCGCTTCGAGGAGCGCATCGCGGCAGACGCCGAAGTCCGCCGGGTGGTCGGGACGGCCCGGCCCCGGGGAAAGGACGATGTTGTCGAACGCGAGCTCGCGCAGCTCCCGCCACGGCCGCTCGTCGTTGCGCACGACGAGGGGCTCGGTCCCTCCGGCCTCCGCCAGCAGCTGGAAGAGGTTGAACGTGAACGAGTCGTGGTTGTCGATGATGAGCGTCCGCTGCCGCACGGCGCGCACCATACCTTCGGCGGCCCGCGGCGCGTCGCCTCTGGTGCGAGCACGGTCGCCCGGGAGCCGTAGTTGGCGGCCCAAGGAAGAGGGGGCGCCCTGGCATGCGCAGGTGCCTCGCTTGGGCAGCTGGGTCTGCTATCTTTTCCTTCCATCGCACGAGTGGCGGAATTGGCAGACGCAGCGGACTTAAAATCCGCTGACTCGCAAGGGTCGTCCGGGTTCGATCCCCGGCTCGTGCATTTTGATCGCGCACGGAGACGCAGTGGGGGCTCGTCATGGACGGACCTCTCTGGCCTCGATGCTGGTGGATTGTCACGAGAGCACCGCCTGAAGCGCGGACTCCGTGCGCGTGTCATGAGGTTCGATGGCCCGCGCCCTGCGGAGATGGTCCGCCGCGGCGCTCCAGTCCCCCCTCTGCTCGTCGCACCGGGCGAGCAACCGCAGAAGAGCCCGTCCACGAGCGCCTCACGGTTCTGGCCCGCCGCCTCGCTAGCCGTTGCCTCAAGGACGAATGCGCTCCTCGGTGATGCGCTGCTCACGCACCGTCTCCACGGCCGGGCTGTTGTCCGTGGCATCGTTGCCACATCCCGTGACAAGCGCGACAGGCATGAGGACCTGCATTTTGTCTTTACCCATAGCCCAAGCTCTCTTTTCGTCGCGGTTGGGGGGAAGGCGGACCCCCTATCCGGGGCGAATGTCTGGCTTCGGCTGGAGCGGCTCAAAGGTTTCGCCGCTATCCTTGTCACCATGACAGGACCGCGAGCGAAGACCTGTGCGACGTGCGGGCGCGTCATCGCCGCGCATGCCGTGTACTACCGCTTCAGCCTGGTGCTGGAAGGGGAACAGGACCTGCTCGACCCTTCGGATGACCTGGAGGGGAATCCCGCGGAGGCGCTCGAAGCGCTGATCCGGCGCCTGGATGAAGGCTCCGCGGACCCGGGGGAAATGGAGGCTCAGGTGCACTGGGAGCGCTCTGGCGTCATCTGCTCCGAGTGCCGCGCCGTGGCGATGCGGATGCTCAACACCGCCACGGCGGACTCTGAACCGCATTGAGCGTTACTGGATGCGCATCGCGTACTTGCCCAGGTGGTGCTTGAGCACCTCCTGCTGGGCCTTCGCGGCTTCCTCCAGCGCGTAGATGCGGCCGATCTCCAGGTGGAAGGGCCCGGCTTCAATCAGCTCATTGATGCGCTTCAGGCTTTCGGGACGGGGGAGACCGTCGTAGGCAATCGCCTGGACGCCCGCGGGGGCCTTGGGCACCGGCTCCACCCCGTTCGGATAAGCGATGCGGCCTCCCTTGCGTACGTGCTGGAGCACCTTGTCCGTGGCGTCGCCTCCTGCCAACACCAGCGCGGCGTCGAAGCCATCCGGCGCGAACTCACGGCAGACCTTCTCGAAGTCCCCCTTCTTTCCGTCCACCACCGCGTCCGCCCCGATCCTCCGGGCCAGCTCCACGCCGTCCTCGCCGGACGCCACCGCCAGCACCTTCGCTCCCATCCGCTTCGCGAACTGCACCGCCAGGTGCCCGATGCCGCCGTTCGCGCCGAAGATGAGCAGGCGTTGCCCGGATTGGAGCTGGAGGTGGTTGTCCAACCCCTGGATCGCCGTCACGCCATCCGCGGCGAGCGCCGCTGCCTGCTCCACCTTCAAGCCCTTGGGAATCCTCGCGGCCTGGTTCGCCTTCACCGCGACGTACTCCGCGTAGAAGCCTCCCTTGGAGCTCATGAAGGCGGAGCCGTAGATCTTGTCGCCCACCTTCAGGTCCACCACGTTCTTGCCCACCGCGGCAATCTCTCCCGCTCCATCCGCTCCGGGCACATAGGGGAACTTCGGGCCGCCTGGGAGCATCTCGGCCATCTGGCCCTCGCGCTCCATCCAATCCCAGACGCCGATCCCCGCCGCCGCGACTCGCACGAGCACTTCGTCGTCACCGCAGGCGGGAACAGAAATCGTCTGGATGCCCAGGACCTCTGGACCTCCGAAGCGGTCGAGCGCCGCGGCCCTCATCTTGTCGGGAATGGATGCTGGCATGCTGTGACTCCCTCTCGGTTGGACTGTGTCCCCCCGAGACGATGCGCATGCCGCACGTGACGTCCAGCGTCACCGCCTCCCCGCAGGCACGGCGGGGGAGGGGACTGCCGCCCTCCCCCCCGCTCCGGAATGCCCTCTCAATCCAGCAGCTGCATGAGGTCCGCTCGCGTGAGCGCGGCGCCTCCCGTGGCGCCTCCGAGCGCGGCCTCGAAGAGGGCTCGCTTCTTCTCCTGGAGCAGGAGGATCTTCTCCTCCACCGTGCCCTGCGACACCATCCGGTAGACCATCACCGGCCGCTGCTGCCCGATGCGGTGCGCCCGGTCCGCCGCCTGCGCCTCCACCGACGGGTTCCACCACGGATCCACCAGGAAGACGTGGTCCGCCGCCGTGAGGTTGAGCCCCGTCGCTCCCGCCTTCAACGAGATGAGCATCACGGGGGCTCCCTTCTCGTCCTGGAAGGACGCCGCCACCGCGCCCCGGTTCGCCGTGCCTCCGTCCAGGCGGATGAACCCGATGTCCGCTTCCTTCAACGCAGGCTCGATGAGGTCCAGCATCGACGTCCACTGCGAGAAGACCAGCGCCTTGTGCCCGTCCGCCACCGCCGTGCCGAGCGCCTCGACCAACGCCTGCACCTTCGAGGACGTCCTCGCCTGCTGCCCCGGCACCAGCGCCGGATGACAGGCCGCCTGCCTGAGCCGCAGCAGCGCCTCCAGCGCCTTCAGCACACTGCCGCCTTCCTCCAGCTGCGACACCACCTCCTCGCGCGTCGCGGCGTGGACCGCGTCGTAGACGGCGCGCTCCTGCTCGGTGAGCGTGACGTGCCGCACGGCCTCCGTGCGCGGCGGCAGCTCCGGCGCCACGTCGCGCTTGAGCCTGCGCAGCACGAAGGGCCGGATGCGCGCGCGCAGGGCCTCCGCCGCGCCCTTCTGGTTCTCCGACACCGGCCGGGCCCAGCGCTCCTCGAAGGCCTTGCGCCCACCCAACAGGCCCCGGTTGGTGAAGTGCATCAGGCTCCACAGCTCCTCGAGCCGGTTCTCGATGGGCGTGCCGCTGAGCGCGATGCGGAAGCCCGCATCCAGTTCGTACGCCGCTCGCGCCACCTGGCTGTCCGGGTTCTTGATGGCCTGCGCTTCGTCCAGCACCACCGTGTCCCATGTCCTCGCCGCGAGGATGGCCGCGTCCAGGCGCAGGAGCGCGTACGTGGTGAGCGTCACGTCCGCGGACTCGTCCAGCGTGCGCCCCACGCCGTGGTAGACGGACACCTTCAGCGACGGGCGGAAGCGCTTCACCTCCGCCTCCCAGTTGGGCAGCACGCTCGTGGGCGCCACGACCAGCGTTCCCCGGCCCAGCGTGCAGATGGTCTGCAGCGTCTTGCCCAGACCCATGTCATCCGCCAGCACGCCTCCCAGCCCCGCCTGACGCAGGAAGGTGAGCCAGCTCACGCCTTGCAGCTGATACGGGCGCAGCGTCGCGGTGAGGTCCTTGGGGAGCTGGGGCTCGGGCAGCTTCTCGAAGCCCTGCACCAGGGGCGCGAGCCGCTCCATCACGGGCGGGGCGGGGTGCTCCAGGGCCTCGCACAGGCCGGTGAGCTGGGGGAGGGCGTGGTTCGCGAGCCGTCCGTCCCGCTCGCGCGCGGCCAGCAGGTCCGCCACCCGCTGGCCGTGGGCCTTCAGCCAGCCCGTGGGCAGGGGCGCCCAGCCTCCGCCCTCCAGCGGCACCAGCCCCAGGCCCTCCTCCCAGGCCTTCATCACCGCGCCCGCGTCCACGGTGCGCGTCACGCCGGGGCCCAGGCCCTCCACCTGGAAGTCGAGTGAGAAGCCCACTCGCGGCACGCCCGCTTCGGTGGCAGCGGCGTCCAGCGTGAGCATGGGCCGCAGCTTCACGTCGGGGCTGACCACGCCCGCCGCGTTGCCCGTGAGGCCGCCGCGCCACTTGCGCAGCTTGTCCGCGAGCTGCACGGCCTCCTTGCCGTGGACCGTCACGCGCCGGCCCGGCGCCATGTTCAGCTCGTCCCGCAGTTGGTGGATGAGCTTCGTCTCCAGGGGCTCGTCGCGCACCGGCGCGGCGCCCTGGAGGTACACCAGCTTCCCGTTGTCGATGCGCGCGGTGGGCGGAGAGCCGTACACCAGCGTGGGCAGCACCGAGAGCCCCGTGTCGAGCTTGTCGAGCTCCAGCGAGATGCGCGGCTTGAGCGTCCGGTCGATGGGGGGCAGCCGCCGGCTCTTCACGTCCACCGGCATGCGCCGCGCGAAGTCCGGCAGCACCTTGCCCGTCAGGTCCGCCAGTTGCTCCGGGGCGAAGGCGCGCTCCTGGGGCAGGTTCTCCAGCCGCGCGCCCGTGAGGGATTGTTCTCCCAGCCGGCAGAGCGCGCCCGCACACATTGCGACGCCGGGACTCACCAGTTCACTGATGCGCGGATCCCGCTCCACCTTGAGGACCGTCTGCTCGCCCCGGTCCTCGACGGTGACGCGCGGGAGGAGCGGCTCGCTGGAGACGGGGACGAACGTCCCGTCGAAGAGGACCGTGCGCGACTTCTCCAGCACGTGCAGCAGCGCGTCCAGCTTGCTCTGCGGCAGCGCGCCCCGCGTGGGCTGCGCGAGCAGCTTGTCCGCGAGCAGGTCGCATGGCTCCACCTGGATGCGTGAGGCCTCCACGGGGTTCTGGAGCAGGGACGTGAGGCTCCGGGCCAGCAGCCGCGCGGTGTTGTCCGGCCGGACCACCAGCCGCTCCAACTGAAGTCCGCCGTCCACTCGCTTGAAGCGGTACACCAGCCGCTCCGGCTTCGGCGTGGTGCCCGGGCGCGAGGCCGTTGCGGCGGGGCCTGGACGGGCCGGGGCTGCCGCCGCCGCGGCCTTCCGCCCCTCCGCCTGGCGCAGGACGATGGCCGCGGCGATGACGTGCTCGCAGGGGTCCACCTTCCCGCGGCAGTCGCACTCCCAGATTTCATCCTCGGGGTAGAGGGTGGTGGTGACCGGGGTGGGACGGCCGGGGACGCGGACCCGCAGGACGACCTCTTCCTCGTCCACGGATTGCACCGACACGACCCCCGCGCGAGACAGGGCCTGTCCGGCGGACCACGTGGCCGGGCCCGACTCCTCCCGGATGGCTTCGAGCAGTTCCGCGAGCGCCGACATACGAGGGGCGATTCCCTAGCCCCGCGCCAGCCCTCGCGCAAGCCACGCGGCGCGTTGATGTGACACGGTGGGATACACGCCCTGGCGCTTCTGTAACGGGCGGCGCTACAGGCGTCCGGGCGGGGGGGGCCGCCAGCCTGGGGCCTTCGAGGAAAGACCCAAAACCTTGGAGCATGGCGTGGCGAGTGCATGGCGTACCTCCTGGAACGCGCGTCCGGTGCTTTTTCCCTGGCTGGACTCCCCGCGCCTCCGCCCGTTGTGAGCGAAGCAGACAGTGTCCCCCACACAGTCGAGGTCCCACACATGCACCTGAAGATGACGAGTCGCCTCCTGGCGGCTGCGTTCCTGAGCCTGGTGGCCGGTTGCCAGGGTGAGCCCGCGCAGTCTCCCGAGGGTTCGCAGTCCGCGACGCTGTCCGCCAAGGCGGATTGCGTGCAGCGGTTCGACGGCATCACCACCTGCGCCAAGGGAAATGCGTCCCTGGCCGCCTCCGAGAAGGGCGTGCAGGTCCTGGGGCTGAAGGACGCCAAGACGGACGGCGTCTCCAGCACGTTCAATGACGCCATCACCTGGTCCCAGGAGGCGCAGATCCGCGTGGGCAGCCAGAAGGGCGGCATCGCCCTGGCCGCGCGCGACGGCGATCAGGTCGTCAGCACGCTGCGCATCACCTCCAGCGCGGACCGTCAGGTGTCGGTGACGCCCGGCTTCACCGGTTCGCCCGAGGGTGCCTACCGGATGAACGTGTACCGCGATGGCCGCCTCGTGAACACCACGCACGAGCCCATGGGCTTCGTCATCACGTTCTACGACTGGTGGTCCTTCATCAACTGGTGGAACATCCACTGGCACTTCTTCTCCTACCGCGCCATCTCCGGCACCGACACCGGCCTCAACGGCGC
This genomic interval carries:
- a CDS encoding NADP-dependent oxidoreductase produces the protein MPASIPDKMRAAALDRFGGPEVLGIQTISVPACGDDEVLVRVAAAGIGVWDWMEREGQMAEMLPGGPKFPYVPGADGAGEIAAVGKNVVDLKVGDKIYGSAFMSSKGGFYAEYVAVKANQAARIPKGLKVEQAAALAADGVTAIQGLDNHLQLQSGQRLLIFGANGGIGHLAVQFAKRMGAKVLAVASGEDGVELARRIGADAVVDGKKGDFEKVCREFAPDGFDAALVLAGGDATDKVLQHVRKGGRIAYPNGVEPVPKAPAGVQAIAYDGLPRPESLKRINELIEAGPFHLEIGRIYALEEAAKAQQEVLKHHLGKYAMRIQ
- a CDS encoding DEAD/DEAH box helicase; amino-acid sequence: MSALAELLEAIREESGPATWSAGQALSRAGVVSVQSVDEEEVVLRVRVPGRPTPVTTTLYPEDEIWECDCRGKVDPCEHVIAAAIVLRQAEGRKAAAAAAPARPGPAATASRPGTTPKPERLVYRFKRVDGGLQLERLVVRPDNTARLLARSLTSLLQNPVEASRIQVEPCDLLADKLLAQPTRGALPQSKLDALLHVLEKSRTVLFDGTFVPVSSEPLLPRVTVEDRGEQTVLKVERDPRISELVSPGVAMCAGALCRLGEQSLTGARLENLPQERAFAPEQLADLTGKVLPDFARRMPVDVKSRRLPPIDRTLKPRISLELDKLDTGLSVLPTLVYGSPPTARIDNGKLVYLQGAAPVRDEPLETKLIHQLRDELNMAPGRRVTVHGKEAVQLADKLRKWRGGLTGNAAGVVSPDVKLRPMLTLDAAATEAGVPRVGFSLDFQVEGLGPGVTRTVDAGAVMKAWEEGLGLVPLEGGGWAPLPTGWLKAHGQRVADLLAARERDGRLANHALPQLTGLCEALEHPAPPVMERLAPLVQGFEKLPEPQLPKDLTATLRPYQLQGVSWLTFLRQAGLGGVLADDMGLGKTLQTICTLGRGTLVVAPTSVLPNWEAEVKRFRPSLKVSVYHGVGRTLDESADVTLTTYALLRLDAAILAARTWDTVVLDEAQAIKNPDSQVARAAYELDAGFRIALSGTPIENRLEELWSLMHFTNRGLLGGRKAFEERWARPVSENQKGAAEALRARIRPFVLRRLKRDVAPELPPRTEAVRHVTLTEQERAVYDAVHAATREEVVSQLEEGGSVLKALEALLRLRQAACHPALVPGQQARTSSKVQALVEALGTAVADGHKALVFSQWTSMLDLIEPALKEADIGFIRLDGGTANRGAVAASFQDEKGAPVMLISLKAGATGLNLTAADHVFLVDPWWNPSVEAQAADRAHRIGQQRPVMVYRMVSQGTVEEKILLLQEKKRALFEAALGGATGGAALTRADLMQLLD